The DNA region GCCATTCAAAGGTTTGATGGTAATTATTCTGAGTATCTTGCATTAAAACAAGAAAAAAAGGCTGAAGAAAGTCAAAAAGACGTTACTGAAAAAGCAGTGAAACAGCCACAAAAAAAGGAACGTAAAAAGAAGCTGTCCTCTCAACAACAGAAAGAATGGGATGGAATCGAAGAAAGAATTGTTGCTTTGGAGGAGAGAAACGAAGAAATCCAAGCAGAAATCGCAGCAGCTGGGAGCGATCTAGACCATGTTCAAGAATTGTACACGAAACAGCAAGAAGTGGAGCAACAATTGGAAAAAGAAATTGAAAGATGGACAGAACTATCGCTATTGATTGAAGAAATAGATTAGCCCAATATTTAGTAAAAGGTTAACCTAGGTTTAGAGCGTACAAGTCGTGCGCTCTTTTATTTAACGTGTTTAATTGGCCAAGCAAACACTTTTTTATTGCTAGTATAATGGAGCAACGGCTTTGTTTGAAAACTTGAGCGGGGCAAAAAAGAAGCCATCGTATTTTCAACAATTTTTGCTTTCGCTGTTGTTACTTTCCATTTGTCGTGGTGAATATCCCCCCTAAAAACCCATTTCCCTTTTGTCGTCCAAAAACAGTAACGTTCAAGCAACCAATAGTCGAGGCTATGAGGAGAAGGAAAGAAGGGATCGGAAGTTGAGCGATAATAACTTTCGAAATTATCTTTCAACCTATCTGAGTGTTTTCTTTTCGTTTTAAAACAGAAGCCAGAATTTTCTTGATGGAATGCTATATCTGCAAATCGGTAAGGCAACAATGCTCCGATTTTCGCTGCAAATACTATAGGACGTTTATTTGCATCAAGGCTGAAGAAATAGACGCCTGGCTTTCCTTTATATGTAACATATGTACGTACATTTAATTCAATAAACGAATGAAGATAAGGTATTTTTGGCAAGCTACGTATTTTAGCATCATTCACTTGGAAAAGGACGTAACTAATCCATGCTGTCTTTTCAAAAGTATCAAGTTCAAGTTGTTCTGGAATTTGTTTTTTGAGAAGTGAAGCTGTAACGGGCCAGTGAATCATTAGAAGATGCTCCCATTCTTGGGTCATCACCCATGGAAAAGAAGGAAGAGGAAACGGACGTTGTTCAACTTCTGTAAAAGCTCTATGCATAGAAATCAGCCCTTTCACCTTAAGATGTTAGTAGTGTTATTCCCAAAAATAGTATGAAATAAGCCTAAAAAAATTGTTCTGGATCAGCTGTTGCAACGAAAGAAGGTATTCATTTTTATAAAGATAAAGCACATTTAATGATAAATTCCAAAATCTTAATTAGAATTTAAATATAGATGTGATGAAAGGGGAATGCACAATGAAGGTTTTGGTTATCGGAGCAAATGGACAAATTGGACAGCAGCTTGTCGATCTGCTGCAAGAAAGTAATGTACATACAGTTCGAGCCATGGTGAGGAAAAAGGAACAAGCTATCTCTCTCCAAGAAAAGGGAGTCGAAGCTGTAGTGGCGGACTTAGAGGGACCTGTTGATGATATTGCAGACGCTGCCAGAGGT from Pueribacillus theae includes:
- a CDS encoding YqjF family protein, translated to MHRAFTEVEQRPFPLPSFPWVMTQEWEHLLMIHWPVTASLLKKQIPEQLELDTFEKTAWISYVLFQVNDAKIRSLPKIPYLHSFIELNVRTYVTYKGKPGVYFFSLDANKRPIVFAAKIGALLPYRFADIAFHQENSGFCFKTKRKHSDRLKDNFESYYRSTSDPFFPSPHSLDYWLLERYCFWTTKGKWVFRGDIHHDKWKVTTAKAKIVENTMASFLPRSSFQTKPLLHYTSNKKVFAWPIKHVK